In Vibrio lentus, a single genomic region encodes these proteins:
- the glyA gene encoding serine hydroxymethyltransferase codes for MLKRDMNIADYDADLFAAIQEETLRQEEHIELIASENYTSPRVMEAQGSQLTNKYAEGYPGKRYYGGCEFVDKVETLAIERACELFGAQYANVQPHSGSQANNAVYMALLNAGDTVLGMSLAHGGHLTHGSPVNFSGKLYNIIPYGIDEAGQIDYEEMEALAIEHKPKMIIGGFSAYSQVCDWKRMREIADKVGAYFFVDMAHVAGLIAAGVYPNPVPHAHVVTTTTHKTLAGPRGGLILSNEGEDLYKKLNSAVFPGGQGGPLMHVIAGKAVAFKEALEPEFKEYQARVVANAKAMVAEFLARGYNIVSGSTENHLFLVDLIDKDITGKEADAALGSANITVNKNSVPNDPRSPFVTSGIRIGSPSITRRGFSEADAKALAGWMCDILDNMGDESVIEATKAKVLEICKRLPVYA; via the coding sequence TTGCTGATTACGATGCGGATCTATTCGCAGCTATCCAAGAAGAAACTCTTCGTCAGGAAGAGCACATCGAACTTATCGCTTCAGAAAACTACACAAGCCCACGTGTAATGGAAGCTCAAGGTTCTCAACTTACAAACAAATACGCTGAAGGCTACCCAGGTAAGCGTTACTACGGTGGTTGTGAGTTCGTAGATAAAGTTGAAACACTAGCAATCGAACGTGCATGTGAACTATTTGGCGCGCAATACGCGAACGTACAGCCTCACTCAGGTTCTCAAGCGAACAACGCTGTATACATGGCACTACTAAACGCTGGCGATACAGTTCTTGGTATGAGCCTAGCGCACGGTGGTCACCTAACTCACGGTTCTCCAGTAAACTTCTCTGGTAAGCTTTACAACATCATTCCTTACGGTATCGATGAAGCGGGTCAAATCGATTACGAAGAGATGGAAGCGCTAGCTATCGAGCACAAGCCTAAGATGATCATCGGCGGTTTCTCAGCTTACTCTCAAGTTTGTGATTGGAAGCGCATGCGTGAAATCGCTGACAAAGTAGGCGCTTACTTCTTCGTAGATATGGCGCACGTTGCTGGTCTTATCGCTGCAGGTGTTTACCCTAACCCAGTTCCACACGCTCACGTTGTTACAACAACAACGCACAAAACGCTTGCTGGTCCTCGTGGTGGTCTTATCCTTTCTAACGAAGGTGAAGATCTTTACAAGAAGCTGAACTCAGCAGTATTCCCAGGCGGTCAAGGTGGCCCTCTAATGCACGTTATCGCCGGTAAAGCTGTAGCGTTCAAAGAAGCTCTTGAGCCAGAATTCAAAGAATACCAAGCTCGCGTAGTGGCTAACGCAAAAGCAATGGTTGCTGAATTCCTAGCACGCGGTTACAACATCGTTTCAGGTTCTACAGAGAACCACCTGTTCCTAGTTGACCTAATCGACAAAGACATCACAGGTAAAGAAGCAGATGCAGCACTAGGTTCAGCTAACATTACAGTTAACAAGAACTCAGTACCAAACGACCCGCGTAGCCCGTTCGTTACGTCTGGTATCCGTATCGGTTCTCCTTCTATTACTCGTCGTGGTTTCTCAGAAGCAGACGCGAAAGCTCTTGCTGGCTGGATGTGTGACATCCTTGATAACATGGGCGATGAGTCTGTTATCGAAGCGACAAAAGCAAAAGTATTAGAAATTTGTAAGCGTCTACCTGTTTACGCTTAA